DNA sequence from the Roseofilum casamattae BLCC-M143 genome:
CTGGGGAGTTTAACCACTGGAGATTATTTTGGCGAGTCGCAACTGTTTAATCAATCTCCGGCTTGGGTGACCGTCACCGCTGAAACCCATTGCCAAGTTCTGAAATTAGAAGCCCAACGGTTTATCGATCTCATCTATCAAAAACCGGATATGATTATTGAAATTTGCCGCCGGTTTAGTTCGTTTCTCAAGCAAAATATCCAGGAAACCGATTGGGCGAGCTTGCAAAAATAGTTTCAGTTATAGTTAATTTGATTAACAGTGAGACAAGTAAGTATGTGAGGACTGAGCGAAGTCGAAGTCCGGATTGCTGAGGGTGTCCGAGCTTCGGCTCCGCTCAGCTCTCGCTGGCTTTGCAATTTTATGTATCACTGCTATTTCAATTAACTATAATTGACCTAACGCTTGATGGTAAGCGCGAACCATTTGCGGTTCCCGATCCGGATCCATAAACTGAGATAAGAGACTAATATCTAAATTTGGTAGCAGTTGGCTGCGTTCGATTTCTCGATATCCGGTAGCGGAATCAATCAATTGATAGAGAGTAAAACCGTCGTTCTGCCAAAACCAAACTTCTGGAATTTCCAATCCTTGATAGATATCTAGTTTATCAATACCACCACTGGTAATAACGACTTCGATCGCCAGATCGGGAACGTCTCGCCGTTCTCCGATACAATAACTTTCATCAGCTTCTAAACCTCTGGCCGCCACTTCACTGCGAAACGTAGCAGAACCATAGCTATAAAAATCGAGATCTTCGACTGAGGCATAAGTTTCCAGCAGTCTCCGAATGAGGCTTTTAATAATTTCATGTTGCGTCGAAGTTCCCATGATTTCTAATAGTCCTTGGTTATAGCTCAGGCGTAAGCTTGGGGACGGAGAGAGTGTCGTTAGCAGAGTTTCGTACTGTTGCCAAGAAATATTATGCAATGTAATGCGCTGTTCGCTCAGAGTTGGAGCGACTAATTCTTGTAGCGCGATCGCCGGAATATCAACTGTAACTTTCATCAGATTCCACAGGGCAAACTTTCTTCACTATAACCCATACAAAAACTCCCCAGATCTATTGGTTTGGGGAGTTTGCTTTCTTTGTCGCGCGATCGCAATATCTGGCGCGATCGCGCAAAACTTTAAATGCTGTTTCCAACTAATCCGGTTTAACCCAACCGGTAGGGTGTTCGTCTGAGAGACCAGACGGGACAAGGGTTTCAGGCGGCGATTCCACACACCTCAACGAGATTATAGGAGTTTCAGCGATTCCTCGAGGCGTGCGGGTTGGTATTCCAGATCGTATGCGATCGCCTAAAATCATATCTCTGTCTACCTTCTAACCATTTTCAGTCTGGCTACAATACCCCAAAAAAACCGGCTCCACACCGAGAGTGCAACTGGAGAAAGATGGAAGAGGAGGATTCCAGGTTATCGCTCCAGAAAGGTCGGCATTCA
Encoded proteins:
- a CDS encoding Uma2 family endonuclease, yielding MKVTVDIPAIALQELVAPTLSEQRITLHNISWQQYETLLTTLSPSPSLRLSYNQGLLEIMGTSTQHEIIKSLIRRLLETYASVEDLDFYSYGSATFRSEVAARGLEADESYCIGERRDVPDLAIEVVITSGGIDKLDIYQGLEIPEVWFWQNDGFTLYQLIDSATGYREIERSQLLPNLDISLLSQFMDPDREPQMVRAYHQALGQL